One region of Chlorobiota bacterium genomic DNA includes:
- a CDS encoding HAMP domain-containing histidine kinase gives MPPPHNRSSIVAQMGRRTLFWKVLVLISITTVASTVVIALYFRYVLRDSYSVFLREQVSSYMHLVVDDISIHPQHLPHQHHAHPAPSVAHLPDTARARLLTKRYPFDIAIEQATGTWSSTDLIPTAAVLTSETSAGNFDDGTEFLFRTYQDHLFGIIRHPEATYIVRMRSVPQETTWLLPTVLLVGALFLLFAAAYFYVQRFLRPIRELMKGVEAVSKGDFEFRIGTESNDELGELSVAFNLMAEQVAAIIASKRRLLFDVSHELRSPIARMTVALAMLPEGKARTSIERNARELNTMITELLENERLAVLGGKIVHENVEIVGLTRGVVDSFTEETARLEFDTLTESLPIVADSQRLMIAIRNVISNALKYSSSSDGPVKISVFPDDDGVRIVVADRGIGISPEAQAKVFEPFYRTDDSRSRATGGYGLGLSLTKSIVEAHGGAIQLTSVLGEGTTIMMWIPNTPLPQPVLPDIKASVRIPDKGREKREKHL, from the coding sequence ATGCCACCACCGCATAACCGCTCCTCGATCGTTGCTCAGATGGGGCGGCGCACACTTTTCTGGAAGGTCTTGGTGCTGATCTCCATCACCACCGTTGCCAGCACTGTGGTGATTGCCCTCTACTTCCGGTACGTCCTGCGCGACAGCTACTCGGTATTTCTGCGCGAGCAGGTTAGCAGCTACATGCACCTTGTGGTGGATGATATTTCCATCCATCCGCAACACCTGCCGCACCAGCACCACGCCCACCCCGCACCTTCGGTGGCCCACTTGCCCGACACCGCACGGGCGCGGTTGCTTACCAAGCGATATCCGTTCGACATCGCCATTGAGCAGGCAACGGGAACCTGGTCCAGCACCGACCTGATCCCCACCGCTGCGGTGCTGACCAGCGAGACATCGGCCGGGAATTTCGATGACGGAACGGAGTTCCTGTTCCGCACCTACCAGGACCATTTGTTCGGAATTATTCGCCACCCTGAGGCAACGTACATCGTTCGGATGCGCTCGGTCCCGCAGGAAACCACGTGGTTGCTCCCCACGGTGCTTCTGGTTGGTGCGTTGTTCCTGCTTTTCGCCGCCGCCTATTTCTACGTCCAGCGATTTCTGCGCCCAATTCGGGAGCTAATGAAAGGGGTGGAGGCAGTCAGCAAAGGGGATTTTGAGTTCCGCATCGGCACCGAATCGAACGATGAGTTGGGGGAGCTTAGCGTGGCGTTCAATCTGATGGCCGAGCAAGTTGCGGCAATCATCGCCAGCAAGCGCCGGCTGCTGTTCGACGTTAGCCACGAACTCCGTTCGCCAATCGCACGGATGACGGTAGCCTTGGCGATGCTCCCCGAAGGGAAAGCCCGCACCTCAATCGAACGGAACGCCCGCGAGCTGAACACCATGATTACCGAGCTTCTGGAGAACGAACGGCTTGCCGTGTTGGGGGGGAAGATTGTCCACGAGAATGTGGAGATTGTTGGGCTAACACGCGGGGTGGTGGATTCCTTCACCGAAGAAACGGCGCGATTGGAGTTCGATACCTTAACCGAAAGCCTTCCCATTGTTGCCGACAGCCAGCGGTTGATGATCGCCATTCGCAACGTGATCTCCAACGCGCTGAAATATTCTTCCAGCAGCGACGGCCCGGTAAAAATCTCCGTCTTTCCCGACGACGACGGCGTGCGTATCGTTGTGGCGGACCGTGGAATCGGCATCTCGCCCGAGGCTCAGGCAAAAGTCTTCGAGCCATTCTACCGCACCGACGATTCCCGTTCGCGAGCAACGGGGGGGTATGGCTTGGGGTTATCGCTTACCAAATCCATTGTGGAAGCGCATGGCGGGGCAATCCAGCTAACAAGCGTGTTGGGGGAAGGGACAACGATTATGATGTGGATCCCCAACACCCCCTTGCCGCAACCGGTGCTGCCGGATATCAAGGCTTCGGTACGAATCCCAGATAAAGGAAGGGAGAAAAGAGAAAAGCATCTATGA
- a CDS encoding response regulator transcription factor — MGQTKILVIDDDSELNDLLSDFFESQGAKVITVERPSMGLKKVRDLHPDVVVLDVMLPEMDGFEVAKKIRENSAVPIVMLTARGDVNDRITGLEIGADDYMPKPFDVRELWTRIQAVLRRTYKNFGVTGQYDFDGLEIDVNTQSVKLDGKALDLTTAEFEMLRLFAENPQKPLDRDFMMEQTRGIPWESFNRSVDVVVSRLRQKLGDDPRHPRFLKTIWGTGYMFIGQTGEESAGEAAEEAAPVVEEAPVEVKEEKSSRSKKR, encoded by the coding sequence ATGGGCCAGACCAAAATTCTTGTGATTGACGACGATTCGGAGCTGAACGATCTTCTCAGCGATTTCTTCGAGTCACAAGGGGCCAAGGTTATCACGGTCGAACGCCCTTCGATGGGGCTAAAAAAGGTGCGCGACTTACATCCAGACGTTGTTGTGCTGGACGTGATGTTGCCCGAAATGGACGGCTTTGAAGTCGCCAAGAAAATCCGCGAAAACTCCGCCGTTCCAATCGTCATGCTGACCGCACGCGGCGATGTCAACGACCGCATCACCGGCCTGGAAATCGGAGCCGATGATTACATGCCAAAGCCGTTCGACGTTCGTGAGCTGTGGACCCGCATCCAAGCGGTGCTGCGCCGCACGTACAAAAACTTTGGCGTTACCGGCCAGTATGATTTTGATGGATTGGAGATTGACGTGAACACGCAATCGGTGAAGCTGGATGGAAAGGCACTGGACCTAACCACTGCCGAGTTCGAGATGCTGCGGCTGTTTGCCGAAAACCCCCAGAAGCCGCTGGACCGCGATTTTATGATGGAGCAAACACGTGGCATTCCCTGGGAGTCGTTCAACCGTTCGGTTGACGTTGTGGTAAGCCGCCTGCGCCAAAAGTTAGGGGACGACCCGCGCCATCCCCGCTTCCTGAAAACAATCTGGGGAACCGGCTATATGTTCATTGGCCAAACCGGTGAAGAATCTGCCGGCGAGGCTGCCGAGGAAGCCGCACCAGTGGTGGAAGAGGCTCCGGTCGAGGTCAAAGAGGAGAAGTCAAGCCGCAGCAAGAAGCGGTAA
- a CDS encoding FAD-dependent oxidoreductase has protein sequence MNVAIIGNGIAGITAARHIRKLSDHQITVISYETEHHFSRTALMYVYMGHMTYNNIKPYEDWFWQKNRIDLVNGYVEAIDTERQQLAVSGGRTIGYDVLIIATGSKSNKFGWPGQDLQGVQGLYSWQDLQTMERNTKGIAQGVIVGGGLIGIEVAEMLHSRHIYTSMLVREEHYWNNILPVEEADMIGRHIRQQGIDLRLGSELKKILSDGEGRVMSVLTTDDEEIPCEFVALTAGVSPNIEVVKRSAVETGRGVLVNQYFETNIPNIYAIGDCAEFHEPQPLAPKVEQLWYTGKMHGEVVAQTICGNRTRYNRGVWFNSAKFFDIEYQTYGYVGNKLREGEATLYWEHPDGLHSIRINYDAASRHVNGFNLFGIRYRQEVCSRWIREGRTLEYVVQHLGEANFDPEFFRHYEPEVLKLYNQQNPNHPLTQQRKQGKAMAESR, from the coding sequence ATGAACGTAGCAATTATCGGGAACGGCATTGCGGGGATCACCGCAGCGCGGCACATCAGGAAGCTGAGCGATCACCAGATCACGGTCATCAGTTACGAGACCGAGCATCACTTCTCCCGCACCGCCTTGATGTACGTCTATATGGGCCACATGACCTACAACAACATCAAGCCCTACGAAGATTGGTTCTGGCAGAAAAACCGGATTGACTTGGTGAACGGCTACGTGGAAGCCATTGACACCGAACGGCAACAACTTGCCGTCAGCGGCGGGCGGACCATCGGCTACGATGTCCTGATTATTGCCACCGGATCAAAGTCCAACAAATTTGGATGGCCGGGCCAGGACCTTCAAGGGGTGCAAGGGCTGTACAGTTGGCAGGACCTGCAAACAATGGAGCGGAACACCAAAGGAATTGCGCAAGGGGTGATTGTTGGCGGTGGGCTGATTGGCATTGAGGTTGCCGAGATGCTCCACTCGCGCCACATCTACACCTCGATGCTGGTTCGCGAGGAACACTATTGGAACAACATCCTTCCGGTTGAAGAAGCTGATATGATCGGCAGGCATATTCGCCAGCAAGGGATTGATCTTCGGCTGGGGAGCGAGTTGAAGAAGATACTCTCCGATGGAGAAGGCCGGGTGATGTCGGTGCTGACCACCGACGATGAAGAAATCCCTTGCGAGTTTGTGGCCCTGACCGCAGGCGTCAGCCCAAACATCGAGGTGGTGAAACGCTCGGCGGTGGAAACCGGGCGCGGGGTGCTGGTGAACCAGTATTTCGAGACGAACATCCCCAACATCTACGCCATTGGCGATTGCGCCGAGTTCCACGAACCGCAGCCGCTGGCCCCCAAAGTTGAGCAACTGTGGTACACCGGGAAGATGCATGGCGAGGTGGTGGCGCAAACCATCTGCGGCAATCGCACCCGGTACAATCGCGGGGTGTGGTTCAACTCCGCAAAGTTCTTCGACATTGAGTATCAGACCTACGGCTATGTTGGGAACAAACTCCGCGAGGGGGAAGCAACGCTTTATTGGGAGCATCCCGATGGCCTCCACTCCATCCGCATCAACTACGACGCAGCAAGCCGCCATGTGAATGGGTTCAACCTGTTCGGCATCCGCTACCGGCAGGAGGTCTGCTCCCGCTGGATTCGCGAGGGGCGCACGCTGGAGTATGTGGTCCAGCATTTAGGCGAAGCAAACTTCGACCCAGAATTTTTCCGGCACTACGAGCCTGAGGTCTTGAAGCTCTACAATCAACAGAACCCCAACCATCCACTAACCCAGCAACGCAAGCAGGGGAAGGCAATGGCGGAGAGTAGATAG
- a CDS encoding site-specific DNA-methyltransferase, whose amino-acid sequence MAVSISQSRLQKKNLTQVSSDPIVPLWNQDKGSNNRLYFGDNLNILQLLSQEPNVHNSVQLIYIDPPYATGGVFQTRSMEEAYSDTLQGDDYLDFMRKRLELLYGLLADNGSIFLHLDSIMVFHVKVMMDEIFGNGKFRGMITRQKCKPKNYTRKTFGNISDYILYYSKTDSPVWNRPYEDWTEDKIKKEYPYIDEANGVRHKRVPLHAPGIRNGATGQAWRNMLPPPGKHWQYTPDKLDAMDANNEIYWSSNGNPRRKVLFDENKGVPVQDIWLDYLDVNNQNTKTTGYPTEKNPMILQRIIEAATNKGDLVLDCFAGSGTTLAVASTLNRRWIGIDSSQIAIRTILNRFYSGLQPLGDFVGREQPSQSQTSLFGEANDNGAAAQHPGDSIISDFAFYGTLESRDLFNTELTRLTVAG is encoded by the coding sequence ATGGCTGTTAGCATATCACAATCTCGTCTTCAAAAAAAGAACCTTACTCAAGTAAGTAGTGACCCTATTGTCCCACTGTGGAATCAAGATAAGGGCTCAAATAATCGTTTGTATTTTGGCGATAACTTGAATATCCTACAACTGTTATCTCAGGAACCTAACGTTCACAATAGTGTGCAGTTGATATACATAGACCCGCCGTATGCTACTGGCGGGGTATTTCAAACACGCTCTATGGAGGAAGCATACTCGGACACTCTCCAAGGGGATGATTATCTTGATTTCATGCGAAAAAGATTAGAACTTCTATACGGACTATTGGCAGATAATGGCTCGATATTCCTTCATTTGGATAGCATTATGGTGTTCCATGTAAAAGTGATGATGGATGAGATATTCGGAAATGGAAAATTTCGCGGAATGATTACTCGTCAAAAATGCAAGCCGAAAAATTATACTCGAAAAACCTTTGGCAATATCTCGGATTATATTCTCTATTATTCAAAAACGGATTCCCCTGTTTGGAATCGTCCGTATGAAGATTGGACTGAGGATAAAATCAAAAAAGAATATCCTTACATTGATGAAGCTAATGGAGTTCGCCACAAACGCGTTCCACTTCATGCACCCGGAATTCGTAATGGTGCTACCGGGCAAGCATGGAGAAATATGCTGCCCCCCCCTGGCAAACATTGGCAGTACACTCCGGATAAACTAGATGCTATGGATGCCAACAATGAAATTTATTGGTCTTCAAATGGAAATCCGCGAAGGAAAGTTTTGTTTGACGAGAACAAGGGGGTTCCGGTGCAAGATATTTGGCTTGATTATTTAGATGTTAATAACCAAAACACAAAAACTACTGGCTATCCAACCGAAAAAAATCCAATGATTCTACAAAGAATCATTGAAGCAGCTACTAATAAAGGCGATTTGGTTCTGGATTGTTTTGCAGGATCGGGAACAACCCTTGCCGTTGCTTCTACATTGAACCGACGATGGATTGGAATAGATTCCAGCCAAATAGCAATACGGACAATCCTCAATAGGTTTTACTCAGGACTGCAGCCGCTAGGGGATTTTGTTGGACGCGAGCAACCCAGCCAATCGCAAACGTCACTGTTTGGCGAAGCAAATGATAATGGCGCGGCAGCGCAACATCCCGGCGATTCCATCATCTCGGATTTTGCTTTTTATGGAACTCTGGAGTCAAGGGATCTTTTCAACACTGAATTGACCCGCCTTACTGTTGCTGGATAG
- a CDS encoding family 43 glycosylhydrolase — protein sequence MSNEVWYRDSNQIVIGHATSPDLLNWTHLQPALRLGPPGTLDAGHVTAPYVIEFNGQYYMYYVGKEAGVGYFAGEHMMLAISNDLYTWQRHFISPIMAPDTSWASYHPKGYLGGSGGPVSCRDAHVIPHPQHGWILYYVARLKADPNRPSADQEYSCVAAATSPDRTHWTDRGPVLTRKTTGTEEFTYAHPESPCVFQRNGLWYLFWKGGNGTRYVISDNPLDFNDRSEYFLATSHASEIFDWQGKWFITSCSRQINDVTHSFSDRTRWLFLAGIQWEGRYPTVVPLQPSGVSNQDQCKISPELIISPNPARNRTLKLQLQGISAHAPCVVELADVIGQKIPIEQPINLTETKNGATAELVAEGIPAGVYFLQLQIGEKSMVELLVLE from the coding sequence GTGAGCAACGAGGTTTGGTATCGCGACAGCAACCAGATTGTTATTGGCCATGCCACAAGCCCGGATTTATTGAATTGGACGCACCTGCAGCCAGCCTTGCGGCTTGGCCCACCCGGCACGCTGGATGCCGGACACGTTACCGCACCCTACGTGATTGAATTTAACGGCCAATATTACATGTATTACGTGGGGAAAGAAGCAGGGGTTGGATATTTTGCTGGGGAGCACATGATGCTGGCAATTTCCAACGACCTCTATACTTGGCAACGTCACTTTATTAGCCCAATTATGGCTCCCGATACTTCCTGGGCAAGCTATCATCCAAAAGGGTATTTGGGCGGTTCCGGCGGGCCGGTTTCTTGCCGCGACGCGCACGTTATTCCCCACCCACAACATGGCTGGATTCTCTATTATGTGGCTCGGTTAAAGGCCGATCCCAACCGCCCTTCTGCCGACCAAGAATATAGCTGCGTTGCGGCGGCAACCAGCCCCGACCGCACACATTGGACCGATCGCGGGCCGGTACTGACCCGCAAGACTACCGGAACCGAGGAATTCACGTACGCTCATCCCGAGTCGCCATGTGTTTTTCAGAGGAACGGGTTGTGGTATTTATTTTGGAAAGGGGGGAACGGTACCCGGTATGTCATCAGCGATAATCCGCTTGATTTTAACGACCGCAGCGAATATTTCCTTGCAACATCGCACGCCAGCGAAATTTTTGATTGGCAAGGAAAATGGTTTATCACTTCATGCAGCCGCCAAATCAACGACGTTACGCACTCCTTCAGCGACCGAACACGATGGCTTTTTTTGGCTGGTATCCAGTGGGAAGGACGCTATCCAACAGTGGTTCCATTACAGCCCAGTGGTGTGAGCAATCAAGACCAATGCAAGATTTCCCCTGAGCTAATTATTTCGCCAAACCCGGCACGCAACCGAACACTGAAGCTGCAATTACAAGGAATTTCTGCACACGCTCCATGCGTTGTTGAATTGGCAGATGTTATTGGGCAAAAAATTCCCATTGAGCAACCAATAAATCTCACCGAAACCAAGAATGGAGCAACGGCAGAGTTGGTTGCGGAAGGGATTCCAGCAGGAGTCTATTTTCTTCAACTCCAAATTGGGGAGAAATCAATGGTAGAATTATTGGTGCTGGAGTGA
- a CDS encoding bstEII → MNAKLKTFAEYKTEAHTWITLAGGEYYPDILHDACTLYEPVLVMFGKILRSSESSIRVLQEIGQVPEGWMRIQLSRVFRKYVSPETPVEMLKRKNQIQEICERFGKNFRAINQVQRAFDSRPIPDEALCALLWEYKDRGKKGYDLTSRFFEVFRKNFPDFIIAGPEGAGRDIPLGEIFTNYPNPRRPVDFIIQHQAKTVAIGLARYDSDRGGSQEDDRVGGYINCAKEILRYADKHSLKTKIIFLNDGPGLLLGSMWDDYAAIESIRKNRVVVTTLRMVNERITKQWLLS, encoded by the coding sequence ATGAATGCAAAGTTGAAAACATTCGCAGAGTATAAAACTGAAGCACATACGTGGATTACGCTTGCAGGGGGCGAATACTACCCTGATATCCTCCATGATGCTTGCACGTTATATGAACCAGTTTTGGTGATGTTTGGGAAAATTTTACGATCGTCGGAGAGTTCTATCCGAGTATTGCAGGAAATTGGGCAGGTGCCCGAGGGATGGATGCGTATTCAATTATCCCGTGTATTCCGAAAATACGTCAGCCCTGAAACTCCAGTAGAAATGTTAAAGAGGAAAAATCAAATACAAGAGATATGCGAGCGATTTGGCAAGAATTTCCGTGCTATTAACCAAGTCCAGCGTGCATTCGACAGCCGCCCTATTCCTGATGAGGCCTTATGTGCATTGCTTTGGGAATACAAAGACCGTGGGAAGAAAGGATATGATCTGACATCACGATTTTTTGAGGTTTTCAGGAAAAACTTCCCGGATTTTATCATCGCTGGGCCAGAGGGTGCTGGGCGTGATATTCCTCTAGGTGAAATCTTCACAAACTATCCCAATCCTCGTCGCCCAGTTGATTTTATTATTCAGCATCAAGCGAAAACGGTAGCAATCGGGTTAGCCCGATATGATAGCGACCGTGGCGGTTCCCAAGAAGATGATCGCGTAGGTGGCTATATCAATTGTGCAAAGGAAATTTTACGTTATGCGGATAAACATTCGTTGAAAACAAAAATCATTTTTCTCAATGATGGCCCCGGGTTGCTGCTTGGTTCTATGTGGGATGACTATGCTGCAATTGAGTCAATTCGCAAAAATAGAGTTGTAGTCACTACACTGCGCATGGTGAACGAACGGATTACAAAGCAATGGTTGCTATCGTAA
- a CDS encoding choice-of-anchor B family protein translates to MPTTLTSRFACALKFLLIGIALLTPLPLCSQSNLVGADSLNMTLFGQLNPVDTVGPHAALWGWTAPDGREYALFGSQIGTHIIDITTQPIREVAFVWGPRNSWREIKTYKHYAYIVCEAHTEGKGLQIVDLSGLPNSVQLIRTDTTNFSSAHTLFVNDHYLYVNGTQPDEGKANGGTIILDLEPDPTTPRRIGQVDPYYFHDSYARNDTFVGAAVYGQGCDIWDISNPAAPVRLANFNYPYSGTHNAELTPDGNYIGTSDEINFTPKTLKIWDIRDLNNIQKVAEFTPNLDDVIHNVHFIGRYAYVAWYTAGVRIIDMIDPRHPREVGFYDTYPGISNGYNGVWEVYGWFKSGKVIASDRNTGLWVMNFNNATAGSISGVVRDSATNQPIANATITVPQLKLTISTNADGAYYVGGVAGTTITLNTSRFPYAGATTQEVLQGDRKQDILLTKLPQEWLTIHAQDTAGVPINDFLFAVEPISHSEKASNGEGSLLLSRDSTFMVAVGKWGYRITRTPVKIPEGGKDLTVTLQTGYEDDATLDLGWSYDDPADNATTGRWVRIVPYLGYNWIHPDAEPTRQNGYVFMTGEPPRNAPPQINDVNRGQTTLTSPMMDLFGWSGVKIRYDRWFVHYPADSVRDSLWIELSNDGGQTWKLMRWHAEGRSGWASDTVEPGEYLPLTTQMKFRIRTRDTLGTSLVFAAMDNFNVFVTPPLSAPHAASQTGGTPGIELRATNGGVAVQLAEKYAGKPVRIELIDLLGNTRQRLLDGVLSASAQTLFFNPDLPSGWYAVRASVGGEVGRIQPVLIAK, encoded by the coding sequence ATGCCTACTACGCTGACCTCTCGCTTTGCCTGCGCGCTCAAGTTCCTGTTGATAGGAATCGCACTCCTTACTCCATTGCCTTTGTGCTCCCAATCCAACCTTGTCGGGGCCGATTCGCTGAACATGACGCTGTTTGGCCAGCTGAACCCCGTTGACACCGTTGGCCCCCATGCCGCCCTTTGGGGCTGGACCGCTCCCGATGGCCGCGAGTACGCCCTGTTCGGTAGCCAGATTGGAACCCATATCATTGACATCACCACGCAGCCAATCCGTGAGGTTGCGTTTGTTTGGGGACCACGCAATTCCTGGCGTGAGATAAAAACCTACAAGCACTACGCCTACATTGTCTGCGAAGCCCATACCGAAGGGAAAGGCTTGCAGATTGTGGACCTTTCCGGGCTTCCCAACTCCGTCCAGTTGATCCGCACCGACACCACAAACTTCAGCAGTGCCCACACCCTGTTCGTCAACGACCACTACCTGTACGTGAACGGAACCCAACCGGATGAAGGGAAAGCCAACGGCGGAACGATTATCCTTGACCTTGAGCCGGACCCAACAACGCCACGCAGGATTGGCCAAGTGGATCCATACTACTTCCACGACAGCTACGCCCGGAACGACACGTTCGTTGGCGCTGCGGTCTATGGCCAGGGGTGCGACATCTGGGACATCAGCAACCCGGCGGCTCCGGTTCGGCTTGCCAATTTCAACTATCCGTACAGCGGGACCCACAACGCCGAGCTTACCCCCGACGGCAACTACATCGGCACGTCCGATGAGATAAACTTCACCCCGAAGACGCTGAAAATTTGGGACATCCGCGACCTGAACAACATCCAGAAAGTGGCGGAATTCACCCCGAACTTGGACGACGTTATCCATAACGTCCATTTCATTGGCCGCTACGCCTATGTGGCATGGTACACCGCTGGCGTGCGGATCATTGACATGATTGACCCTCGCCACCCACGCGAGGTCGGTTTCTACGACACCTATCCCGGCATAAGCAACGGCTACAACGGTGTGTGGGAGGTGTATGGATGGTTCAAATCGGGGAAGGTGATTGCCAGCGACCGGAACACCGGGTTGTGGGTGATGAACTTCAACAACGCCACCGCTGGCTCCATTTCCGGGGTGGTGCGCGATTCCGCCACCAACCAGCCGATTGCCAACGCCACCATCACCGTCCCGCAACTGAAGCTGACGATTTCCACCAACGCCGACGGAGCCTACTACGTTGGCGGCGTTGCCGGAACCACCATCACCCTTAACACCTCGCGATTCCCCTACGCTGGAGCCACAACGCAGGAGGTGTTGCAGGGGGACCGGAAGCAGGATATCCTTCTAACAAAACTCCCTCAAGAGTGGCTAACCATCCATGCCCAGGACACCGCAGGGGTGCCGATCAACGACTTCCTGTTTGCGGTGGAGCCGATCAGCCATTCGGAGAAGGCAAGCAATGGAGAAGGAAGCCTTCTTCTTTCACGCGATAGCACCTTCATGGTGGCCGTGGGGAAGTGGGGATACCGCATCACCCGCACGCCGGTGAAAATCCCGGAAGGGGGGAAGGATCTGACGGTGACGTTGCAAACCGGCTACGAAGATGACGCAACGCTGGACCTTGGCTGGAGCTACGACGACCCCGCCGACAACGCCACCACCGGGCGCTGGGTCCGGATTGTTCCCTATCTGGGCTACAATTGGATTCATCCCGATGCCGAGCCAACGCGGCAGAACGGCTACGTTTTTATGACCGGCGAACCTCCCCGCAACGCGCCACCGCAGATCAACGATGTGAACCGTGGCCAAACCACGCTGACCTCCCCGATGATGGACCTGTTCGGCTGGAGCGGCGTGAAAATCCGGTACGACCGCTGGTTCGTCCACTACCCTGCCGACTCGGTCCGCGACTCGCTCTGGATTGAGCTTTCCAACGACGGCGGGCAAACCTGGAAGCTGATGCGGTGGCACGCCGAAGGGCGGTCCGGCTGGGCATCGGACACGGTGGAGCCGGGCGAATATCTGCCCCTAACCACCCAAATGAAATTCCGCATCCGCACCCGCGACACGCTTGGGACCAGCCTTGTGTTTGCCGCAATGGATAACTTCAACGTCTTCGTCACCCCGCCGCTTTCGGCACCGCACGCCGCGTCGCAAACGGGGGGCACGCCGGGGATAGAGTTGCGCGCCACCAATGGAGGCGTGGCGGTTCAGTTGGCGGAGAAGTATGCAGGAAAGCCGGTGAGGATTGAGCTGATTGACCTTCTTGGAAACACAAGGCAGCGGTTGCTTGATGGCGTTCTTTCAGCATCGGCGCAAACGCTTTTCTTCAACCCCGATCTCCCTTCCGGCTGGTATGCCGTGCGGGCAAGTGTGGGGGGGGAAGTGGGGCGCATCCAGCCAGTGCTGATCGCCAAATAA
- a CDS encoding SGNH/GDSL hydrolase family protein, which yields MMRTSLLATLFCCAAFASISAQPFTPIDLLGTGLYKGFSGGLYPGGSNTPPRAHTTALEHVTIRITPLDTAGVASANGKIVLLLLGASSPTQEFPAFVDEAMKLPNLNPSLLFVNGGQGGISLEKMNDPSGRYFENNVGRTLRDAGASFNQVSVIWLKTGSLEGRGDTLTFPDAVNREREGFIELLQRIRTTFPNLRVVYVTGRNTTQYVSPKPEDDGLVKHLEPRAYYNSWMWKWLIEAQIAETDPRLDWHGDDRKAPLVAWAAPFWTSGATPNSVGHTWLPEDVEADGVHPSPTGEAKIGKLLATFFSTDPYTKQWFLNTKGTSLATPNEAPTPTQLDLE from the coding sequence ATGATGCGCACTTCTCTGCTTGCAACGCTCTTCTGTTGTGCTGCTTTCGCCAGCATTTCGGCCCAACCGTTTACCCCTATTGACCTGCTGGGAACAGGCCTCTACAAAGGATTTTCCGGCGGACTGTATCCCGGCGGCAGCAACACCCCGCCACGCGCCCACACAACCGCGCTGGAACACGTCACCATCCGCATCACCCCGCTGGACACGGCGGGGGTTGCTTCGGCAAATGGGAAAATTGTGCTGCTGCTGCTTGGCGCAAGCAGCCCCACGCAGGAGTTCCCGGCATTTGTTGATGAGGCAATGAAGCTACCGAATCTCAACCCGTCCCTGCTGTTTGTGAACGGCGGGCAAGGGGGAATTTCGCTGGAGAAAATGAACGATCCCAGCGGCAGATATTTTGAGAACAACGTGGGGCGGACCTTGCGCGATGCTGGCGCGTCGTTCAACCAGGTGTCGGTGATCTGGCTGAAGACCGGATCGTTGGAAGGGCGCGGCGACACACTCACCTTCCCCGATGCCGTCAACCGCGAGCGTGAGGGATTTATTGAGCTGCTGCAACGGATCCGCACCACTTTCCCGAACCTTCGGGTGGTGTACGTCACGGGGCGGAACACCACGCAATACGTCTCCCCCAAACCGGAGGACGACGGATTGGTGAAGCATCTGGAGCCACGCGCCTACTACAACTCATGGATGTGGAAATGGTTGATCGAAGCACAGATTGCCGAAACGGATCCACGGCTGGACTGGCATGGCGATGACCGCAAGGCTCCGCTTGTTGCCTGGGCCGCCCCTTTCTGGACCAGCGGCGCAACCCCGAACAGCGTTGGCCACACGTGGCTGCCGGAAGATGTGGAAGCCGACGGCGTGCACCCCAGCCCAACTGGCGAAGCCAAAATTGGGAAGCTGCTGGCCACGTTCTTCAGCACCGACCCGTACACCAAGCAGTGGTTCCTGAATACCAAAGGGACATCCTTGGCAACGCCCAACGAAGCTCCCACCCCAACCCAACTTGATTTGGAGTAA